From a region of the Tistrella mobilis genome:
- a CDS encoding TetR/AcrR family transcriptional regulator, whose translation MTAVSTLSDRTAASDETPGPDETMAPDETMGRRERKRRQMLDHLALTAQRLFAAAGYDAVTMEQIAAEADVAKRTLYNHFPTKEAVLAHWMDQEFARERAMLRAGFSGRDGVTARLSWVLDSSAAWCEAHPGYMAAYIRHRFTIFAQDGAARPPCTESDITHVWRELVEAGQAAGELTGTLSADHLANGLHHLYFGAIMRWLTEPGLSLRDEFAVVVRLFMEGARPLPRGG comes from the coding sequence ATGACAGCCGTCTCGACGCTTTCAGACCGGACGGCGGCCTCGGACGAGACGCCGGGCCCGGACGAGACGATGGCCCCGGACGAGACAATGGGCCGGCGGGAGCGCAAGCGCCGGCAGATGCTGGACCATCTGGCCCTGACCGCACAGCGCCTGTTCGCCGCGGCGGGCTATGATGCCGTCACGATGGAGCAGATCGCCGCCGAAGCCGATGTCGCCAAGCGCACGCTCTACAACCATTTCCCCACCAAGGAAGCGGTGCTGGCGCATTGGATGGACCAGGAATTCGCGCGCGAACGGGCGATGCTGCGCGCCGGCTTTTCCGGACGCGACGGCGTGACCGCGCGCCTCTCCTGGGTGCTCGACAGTTCGGCGGCCTGGTGCGAGGCCCATCCGGGCTATATGGCGGCCTATATCCGACACCGCTTCACCATTTTTGCTCAGGACGGCGCTGCACGCCCCCCCTGCACCGAGAGCGACATCACCCATGTCTGGCGCGAACTGGTCGAGGCGGGCCAGGCCGCCGGAGAGCTGACCGGCACCCTCTCCGCCGACCATCTGGCCAATGGGCTGCACCATCTCTATTTCGGCGCCATCATGCGCTGGCTCACCGAGCCCGGCCTGTCCCTCCGCGATGAATTCGCGGTCGTGGTGCGGCTGTTCATGGAGGGGGCCCGCCCCCTTCCAAGGGGCGGCTGA
- a CDS encoding phosphoenolpyruvate hydrolase family protein yields MTRFDRGQLMDRFRRMVADRIPIIGGGAGTGLSAKCEEAGGIDLIVIYNSGRYRMAGRGSLSGLLAYGNANEIVMEMAREVLPVVKHTPVLAGVNGTDPFCIFDHYLDQLKALGFAGVQNFPTVGLIDGVFRQNLEETGMGYAHEVEMIRLAAAKDMLTTPYVFGEADAVAMAEAGADIIVCHLGLTTGGSIGADTAVKLEDCPAMVDRWAAAAQSVNPDVIVLVHGGPVSMPEDAGYVLKTARHCHGFYGASSMERLPTEVALTEQTRAFKSISF; encoded by the coding sequence GATCATCGGCGGCGGGGCCGGGACCGGCCTGTCGGCCAAATGCGAGGAAGCCGGCGGGATCGACCTGATCGTGATCTACAATTCCGGCCGCTATCGCATGGCCGGGCGCGGCTCGCTGTCGGGCCTGCTCGCCTATGGCAATGCCAACGAGATCGTGATGGAAATGGCGCGCGAGGTGCTGCCGGTGGTGAAGCACACCCCGGTCCTGGCCGGCGTCAACGGCACCGACCCGTTCTGCATCTTCGATCACTATCTGGACCAGCTGAAGGCGCTGGGTTTCGCGGGCGTGCAGAACTTCCCGACCGTGGGGCTGATCGACGGCGTGTTCCGCCAGAACCTGGAAGAGACCGGCATGGGCTATGCCCATGAGGTGGAGATGATCCGGCTTGCGGCCGCGAAAGACATGCTGACCACGCCCTATGTCTTCGGCGAGGCGGATGCGGTCGCCATGGCAGAAGCCGGTGCCGACATCATCGTCTGCCATCTGGGGCTGACCACCGGCGGCAGCATCGGGGCCGACACCGCCGTGAAGCTGGAAGACTGCCCGGCGATGGTCGACCGCTGGGCGGCGGCTGCGCAATCGGTCAATCCCGATGTCATCGTGCTGGTCCATGGCGGGCCGGTGTCGATGCCCGAGGATGCCGGTTATGTGCTGAAGACCGCCCGCCACTGCCACGGCTTCTATGGGGCGAGTTCCATGGAGCGCCTGCCGACCGAGGTGGCGTTGACCGAGCAGACCCGGGCGTTCAAGTCGATCTCGTTCTGA
- a CDS encoding glycosyltransferase, with product MKFTIVTYGTEGDTRPLAVLARGLMDAGHRVRLLADASTLSSAYALGVPATGLSGDIRQDLQPGEVLSDLVGDPDGVDGTARAAAKVVNPLVEGWMRQVLAAAAGSDAILPSALAAFVGLSVAECLKVPAIGLGTIPLSPTSAFPSPFIRPGRVFRPFNRLSHRLVNERFWRGFAESTNAARRRVCGLPPRLHAWRDHPMLYGISPGLVPRPGDWPVTARVCGQWVRPAAAWTPPPALEEFLSAGPPPVYIGFGSMAGIDPRLLTRELSRLARRHRIVFSPGWSRVDPRDLPDAVFVIGEAPHDRLFPRMSVVIHHGGAGTSHSAVRAGVPSVVVPFAVDNAFWADRLRRAGVAPPPVDIARLDADRLDAAIAAAGRPEMRARAGALAAAMTAEDGVADAVAAIEALVAA from the coding sequence ATGAAGTTCACCATCGTCACCTACGGCACCGAGGGCGACACCCGCCCGCTGGCCGTGCTGGCGCGTGGGCTGATGGATGCCGGTCATCGGGTGCGGCTGCTTGCCGATGCGTCCACCCTGAGCAGCGCCTATGCGCTGGGCGTGCCGGCGACCGGGCTTTCGGGCGACATCCGTCAGGATCTGCAGCCTGGAGAGGTGCTGTCGGACCTGGTCGGCGATCCCGACGGTGTGGACGGCACGGCGCGCGCCGCGGCAAAAGTGGTGAACCCGCTGGTCGAAGGCTGGATGCGGCAGGTTCTGGCGGCTGCGGCCGGCAGCGACGCCATCCTGCCCTCGGCCCTTGCCGCCTTTGTCGGGCTGTCGGTGGCGGAATGCCTGAAAGTGCCGGCCATCGGCCTCGGGACCATTCCGCTGTCGCCGACATCGGCCTTTCCGTCGCCCTTCATCAGGCCCGGGCGGGTGTTCCGGCCGTTCAACCGCCTGAGCCACAGGCTGGTCAACGAGCGGTTCTGGCGGGGCTTCGCCGAGAGCACCAATGCCGCCCGCCGCAGGGTCTGCGGTCTGCCGCCCCGGCTCCACGCCTGGCGGGATCATCCGATGCTCTACGGCATTTCGCCGGGCCTGGTGCCCCGGCCGGGGGACTGGCCGGTCACGGCGCGGGTCTGCGGGCAATGGGTCCGGCCGGCAGCGGCCTGGACGCCGCCGCCGGCGCTCGAGGAATTTCTGTCGGCGGGGCCGCCGCCGGTCTATATCGGCTTCGGCAGCATGGCGGGCATCGATCCGCGGCTGCTGACCCGCGAGCTGTCGCGGCTCGCCCGTCGCCACCGCATCGTCTTCAGCCCGGGCTGGAGCCGCGTCGACCCCCGCGATCTGCCTGACGCCGTGTTCGTGATCGGCGAGGCGCCCCACGACCGGCTGTTTCCGCGGATGTCGGTGGTGATCCATCACGGCGGGGCCGGGACCAGCCATTCGGCGGTGCGGGCCGGCGTGCCCTCGGTGGTGGTGCCGTTTGCGGTCGACAATGCCTTCTGGGCCGATCGTCTGCGCCGGGCCGGCGTGGCGCCACCACCGGTGGATATCGCCCGGCTGGATGCCGACCGCCTGGACGCCGCCATCGCCGCCGCCGGCCGGCCCGAGATGCGCGCGCGCGCCGGGGCGCTGGCCGCAGCCATGACGGCCGAGGACGGCGTCGCCGATGCGGTCGCCGCGATCGAGGCCCTGGTCGCCGCCTGA
- a CDS encoding DUF4336 domain-containing protein, producing MRATYDPLFTLKPVAEDVWIVDGPVIRYGMPWPKIPFPTRTTIIRLPDGRLFVHSPTELTPELRAAIDRIGRPAWIIGPNRIHYWWIPDWAAAWPEAAVYLAPRIPEQAGDRIRGPFRPLDGPGPWPWDGVLDTMPVAGDFMTEIVFFHRPSRTLILTDLIENFERERLGSPLLCIACRLGGVLAPHGSMPRDMRLTFRHNRAGLKSAVETMIGQAPERVILAHGRWFETDGTARLRQSFSWLLS from the coding sequence ATGCGGGCGACCTATGATCCGCTGTTCACGCTGAAGCCCGTGGCGGAGGATGTGTGGATCGTCGACGGGCCGGTGATCCGCTATGGCATGCCCTGGCCGAAAATCCCGTTTCCGACGCGGACCACCATCATCCGCCTGCCGGACGGGCGGTTGTTCGTGCACTCGCCCACCGAGCTGACGCCGGAGCTTCGGGCCGCGATCGACCGGATCGGCCGGCCGGCCTGGATCATCGGCCCCAACCGCATCCATTACTGGTGGATCCCCGACTGGGCGGCCGCCTGGCCCGAGGCCGCGGTGTATCTTGCGCCCCGCATCCCCGAACAGGCGGGCGACCGGATCCGCGGCCCCTTTCGACCGCTGGACGGGCCGGGGCCCTGGCCCTGGGACGGGGTGCTGGACACCATGCCGGTTGCCGGCGATTTCATGACCGAGATCGTGTTCTTTCACCGTCCCAGCCGGACGCTGATCCTGACCGACCTGATCGAGAATTTCGAGCGCGAGCGGCTGGGCTCGCCGCTGCTGTGCATCGCCTGCCGGCTGGGCGGGGTGCTGGCGCCGCATGGCTCCATGCCCAGGGATATGCGGCTGACTTTTCGTCACAACCGCGCCGGGCTTAAATCGGCGGTCGAGACCATGATCGGTCAGGCTCCCGAGCGGGTGATCCTGGCCCATGGCCGCTGGTTCGAAACCGACGGGACGGCGCGGCTCAGACAGTCCTTTTCATGGCTGCTGTCCTGA
- a CDS encoding DUF4396 domain-containing protein, translated as MIPTWLHILAILSIATGLLVAIAIAVDEWRHPQHMWIMNVVWPVTALFGSFLSLWAYRRYGRLATRDRAMAAMKRNEDPPHRRETPFPAMVGKGAAHCGSGCALGDLAAEWLAVAAPVVATWFGWQSLFAEKMFAVWILDFLFAFVLGVAFQYFTIKPMRQLGVVQGLLQAVKADAASLTAWQVGMYGFMALAQFLIFRQWLDTKLEVATPEFWFMMQIAMLAGFATAYPVNWWLLSRGIKERM; from the coding sequence ATGATCCCCACCTGGCTCCATATCCTCGCCATCCTGTCGATCGCCACAGGCCTGCTGGTCGCGATCGCCATTGCCGTCGACGAGTGGCGCCACCCCCAGCACATGTGGATCATGAATGTCGTCTGGCCGGTGACGGCGCTGTTCGGCAGTTTCCTGTCGCTCTGGGCCTATCGCCGTTATGGCCGGCTGGCCACGCGTGACCGCGCCATGGCCGCGATGAAGCGGAATGAAGACCCGCCCCATCGCCGCGAGACCCCGTTTCCGGCCATGGTCGGCAAGGGGGCGGCCCATTGCGGCAGCGGCTGCGCCCTGGGCGATCTCGCCGCCGAATGGCTGGCGGTGGCGGCACCTGTGGTCGCCACCTGGTTCGGCTGGCAGAGCCTTTTCGCCGAGAAGATGTTCGCGGTCTGGATCCTCGACTTCCTGTTCGCCTTCGTTCTGGGCGTGGCCTTCCAGTATTTCACCATCAAGCCGATGCGGCAGCTGGGCGTGGTTCAGGGGCTGCTCCAGGCGGTGAAGGCCGATGCCGCCTCGCTCACCGCCTGGCAGGTCGGCATGTACGGCTTCATGGCCCTGGCCCAGTTCCTGATCTTCCGGCAGTGGCTGGACACGAAACTTGAGGTTGCGACACCGGAATTCTGGTTCATGATGCAGATCGCCATGCTGGCGGGTTTCGCCACCGCCTATCCGGTCAATTGGTGGCTGCTGTCGCGGGGCATCAAGGAACGGATGTAG